Proteins encoded by one window of Lactobacillus paragasseri:
- a CDS encoding aspartate-semialdehyde dehydrogenase: MKKEFTVAILGATGLVGQRMIKQLEQSTIPVKKVKFLASKRSAGKKLKFRDQEVEVEETRPESFSGVDIVLSSAGGAVSKKFLPEAVKRGSVCIDNTSAFRMDPDVPLVVPEVNGEEIKNHHGIIANPNCSTIQMVMALKPMMDKFGLKRVIVSTYQAASGAGHAALEELFKEAKDYMAGKNIRDEAEVLPTAGDKKHYPLAFNLLPQIDVFEDDGYSHEEWKMIHETKKILLNDMNAADIKVTATCVRVPVEIAHGESVYFELADKNATVSDLEKVLKDFPGVQVQNDFRKQEYPQPLNAVGSNDTFVGRIRPDLETPGAFNMWVVADNLLKGAAGNTVQIAEKLVANDWL, from the coding sequence TTGCTATCTTAGGTGCAACTGGCTTAGTGGGACAGCGAATGATCAAACAACTTGAGCAATCCACTATTCCGGTTAAAAAAGTTAAATTTTTAGCTTCTAAAAGATCTGCTGGCAAGAAGCTAAAATTTCGTGATCAAGAAGTAGAAGTTGAAGAAACTAGACCAGAATCATTTTCCGGTGTTGACATAGTTTTATCTTCTGCTGGTGGTGCAGTTTCTAAAAAGTTCTTGCCTGAAGCTGTTAAGAGAGGCAGTGTCTGCATTGATAATACTAGTGCATTTAGGATGGATCCTGATGTTCCATTAGTTGTTCCTGAAGTTAATGGCGAGGAAATTAAAAATCATCACGGTATTATTGCTAATCCAAATTGTTCTACCATCCAAATGGTAATGGCCTTAAAACCAATGATGGATAAATTTGGTTTGAAGCGAGTAATTGTATCAACTTATCAAGCAGCTTCTGGTGCTGGTCATGCAGCTTTAGAAGAGTTGTTCAAAGAAGCTAAAGATTATATGGCAGGTAAAAATATTAGAGATGAAGCTGAAGTTTTGCCAACTGCAGGAGATAAAAAGCATTATCCTTTAGCATTTAACTTATTGCCACAAATTGATGTTTTTGAAGACGATGGCTATAGTCATGAAGAATGGAAGATGATTCACGAAACTAAGAAGATTCTCTTAAACGATATGAATGCAGCTGATATTAAAGTGACAGCTACTTGTGTTCGTGTTCCAGTTGAAATTGCGCATGGCGAAAGTGTTTATTTTGAATTGGCAGATAAAAATGCTACTGTATCTGATCTAGAGAAGGTTTTAAAAGACTTCCCAGGAGTTCAAGTACAGAATGATTTTAGAAAACAAGAATATCCTCAACCATTAAATGCAGTTGGATCTAACGATACTTTTGTTGGTCGAATTAGGCCAGATTTAGAAACACCCGGAGCCTTTAATATGTGGGTTGTAGCTGATAATTTATTAAAAGGCGCAGCTGGAAATACTGTTCAAATTGCTGAAAAACTAGTTGCTAATGATTGGTTATAA
- the thrC gene encoding threonine synthase, which translates to MQYRSTRANLNYQLDAPAAIIQGLSPEGGLFVPTTFPKPIFDLEQFKNMSYQEMAKKVLATFFDDFSDDQLSQIVDEAYGNQWDDKEIVKIAKHANNYYLELFHGPTLAFKDIALQILPRLMHTAIKIKQNDSDIIILTATSGDTGGAAMSGFKGQEHTHVIVFYPYGGVSPVQLRQMLGLKGDNLTAIAIKGNFDDAQTNVKKIFNNQALVKKLKLNKLQFSSANSMNIGRLVPQIVYYFYSYVQLVKNGEITTGQKINFSVPTGNFGDILAGYYAKKLGLPIHKLICASDQNNVLTDFFKTGTYDRQRKFYLTNSPAMDILVSSNLERLLFDLYDEDSNKLAQLMNELSTKGKYTVSPVVKEKLDQLFAAGFATENEVEDEINRIFIADQYTLDPHTAVASFVTKKYQETSLDQTPTVIVSTASPYKFPETVFHALTGKEVKEKGVPAIKELNSFLQEDLSGNVHNLIQTGNYQEQIIKASEMENTLLNILDI; encoded by the coding sequence ATGCAATATCGTAGTACACGCGCTAACTTAAATTATCAATTAGATGCTCCCGCAGCTATTATCCAAGGATTATCACCAGAAGGTGGACTTTTTGTTCCAACTACTTTTCCTAAGCCAATTTTTGACTTAGAACAATTTAAAAATATGTCCTATCAAGAAATGGCTAAAAAAGTTTTAGCAACCTTTTTTGATGATTTTTCAGATGACCAACTTTCTCAAATTGTAGATGAAGCTTATGGTAATCAATGGGATGACAAAGAAATTGTCAAAATTGCTAAACATGCAAACAATTATTATCTGGAACTCTTTCATGGTCCAACGCTTGCCTTTAAAGATATCGCCTTACAAATACTTCCACGCTTAATGCATACAGCTATCAAAATTAAGCAAAATGATTCTGATATCATTATTCTAACTGCTACTTCAGGAGATACTGGTGGTGCAGCAATGAGCGGCTTTAAAGGTCAAGAACATACTCACGTTATTGTCTTCTACCCTTACGGCGGTGTAAGTCCTGTACAACTAAGACAAATGCTGGGACTTAAAGGCGATAACTTAACTGCAATTGCCATTAAAGGAAACTTTGACGATGCGCAGACTAATGTGAAGAAGATCTTTAATAATCAAGCTTTAGTAAAAAAATTAAAACTAAACAAATTACAATTTTCTTCCGCTAATTCAATGAATATTGGCCGTTTAGTTCCACAAATTGTCTATTATTTTTATAGTTATGTTCAACTAGTTAAAAATGGTGAAATTACAACCGGACAAAAAATTAACTTTTCGGTGCCAACTGGGAACTTTGGCGATATTCTTGCCGGCTACTATGCTAAAAAATTGGGCTTACCAATTCATAAACTTATTTGTGCTTCTGATCAAAACAACGTTTTGACTGATTTCTTTAAAACTGGTACTTATGATCGTCAACGTAAGTTTTACTTAACTAACTCACCTGCCATGGATATCTTAGTTTCAAGTAATTTAGAACGACTTTTATTTGACCTTTATGATGAAGATTCAAATAAGTTAGCTCAATTAATGAATGAGCTAAGTACTAAAGGTAAATATACAGTCAGTCCTGTTGTTAAGGAAAAATTAGACCAATTATTTGCTGCTGGTTTTGCTACAGAAAACGAAGTTGAAGATGAAATTAACCGTATTTTTATAGCAGACCAGTATACGCTTGATCCTCATACAGCTGTCGCTTCTTTTGTAACCAAGAAATATCAAGAAACAAGCCTTGATCAAACGCCAACGGTGATAGTTTCAACTGCTAGCCCATATAAATTCCCTGAAACAGTCTTTCATGCTCTTACTGGAAAAGAAGTAAAAGAAAAAGGCGTTCCAGCCATTAAAGAACTGAATAGTTTTCTACAAGAAGACTTAAGCGGGAATGTACATAATCTAATTCAAACTGGTAATTATCAAGAGCAAATAATTAAAGCCAGTGAAATGGAAAATACTTTACTTAATATTTTGGATATCTAA
- a CDS encoding homoserine dehydrogenase — protein sequence MKIIEVAMLGLGTVGSGVIDILKHSKEKIRQITNTEFKTSKILVRNIDKYRSLYPDLNLTTNFEQISQDQDIKVVIEVMGGLHPAKEYVSELLKQGRTVITANKDLVASFGPELMAIANEHQGRLFYEASVAGGIPILRILNQNYVGDQIKQISGIVNGTSNYILTQMADNNWSYEQALSEAQKLGFAEADPTNDVSGKDAAYKLIILGRLAFGINLKLDQIKMMGITEIDKKELAVIKKFGYTLKLIAKLETQNSTYYPVVMPMLVSENSMLGQTKNEFNGIEIESYAIGKSFYYGPGAGKLPTANSVINDLVAVAKKEAPFKTDWNSVSVSVKDIFTRQYWFKVDSSQNKVVANLMDKYQIEDADFLNDEQYDYYLTDNVTVDQKAKLFSSLKEKNIKVYSMYEVY from the coding sequence ATGAAAATCATTGAAGTTGCAATGCTCGGATTAGGTACGGTTGGCTCTGGTGTAATTGATATTTTAAAACATAGTAAAGAAAAAATAAGACAAATTACTAATACAGAATTTAAGACATCTAAAATATTGGTAAGAAATATTGATAAATATCGTAGTTTATACCCAGATCTAAATCTAACTACAAATTTTGAGCAAATTAGTCAAGATCAGGATATTAAAGTAGTCATTGAAGTTATGGGCGGTCTTCACCCGGCTAAAGAGTATGTATCAGAACTTTTAAAGCAGGGGCGTACTGTAATTACAGCTAATAAAGATTTAGTCGCAAGTTTTGGACCTGAATTAATGGCAATTGCTAACGAACATCAAGGTCGCTTGTTCTATGAAGCAAGTGTTGCTGGTGGAATTCCAATTTTGAGAATTTTAAATCAAAACTATGTTGGAGATCAGATTAAGCAGATTTCTGGTATTGTTAATGGCACCAGTAACTATATCTTGACCCAGATGGCAGATAATAACTGGTCATACGAGCAAGCTTTGAGTGAAGCACAAAAGTTAGGTTTTGCAGAAGCTGATCCAACTAATGATGTTAGTGGTAAGGATGCGGCATATAAGTTAATTATTCTTGGTCGACTAGCCTTTGGCATTAATTTAAAGCTTGATCAAATTAAAATGATGGGTATTACAGAAATAGATAAAAAAGAACTAGCAGTAATTAAAAAGTTTGGCTATACACTGAAGCTTATTGCCAAACTTGAAACTCAAAATAGTACTTATTATCCAGTTGTAATGCCCATGCTAGTTTCTGAGAATAGTATGCTGGGCCAGACCAAGAATGAATTTAATGGTATCGAAATAGAAAGCTATGCAATTGGAAAGTCATTTTATTATGGTCCAGGTGCTGGAAAACTTCCAACTGCTAATAGTGTTATCAATGATTTAGTAGCTGTAGCTAAAAAAGAAGCTCCTTTTAAAACTGATTGGAACTCTGTTTCAGTGAGTGTTAAGGATATTTTTACTAGACAATATTGGTTTAAGGTTGATAGTTCTCAAAACAAAGTAGTAGCCAATTTAATGGATAAATATCAAATTGAAGATGCTGATTTTTTGAATGATGAACAATATGACTACTATTTAACAGATAATGTTACAGTTGATCAAAAGGCAAAACTATTTAGCTCTTTGAAGGAAAAAAATATTAAAGTTTATAGTATGTATGAAGTTTATTAA